A single genomic interval of Sphingopyxis sp. CCNWLW2 harbors:
- a CDS encoding NAD(P)H-dependent glycerol-3-phosphate dehydrogenase, whose translation MTSYSKFGVIGGGAWGTALAQLLAADGAPVRLWAREEEVVAAINAEHRNPVFLPGAALSPSLTASGALADMADLDALLVVVPVPFLRAVLAELPPGDAPLIFCSKGMEAGSFAFPIDMARDLAPSRPHAVLSGPTFAHEVAAGLPTAITLAATDAGIAADIAQALARPHFRPYVSTDVIGAEIGGAVKNILAIACGIVDGAGLGLNARAALISRGFAEMTRFGLARGAQAETLAGLAGLGDLVLTCTSSNSRNFALGQGLGRGEAAEILMADRRTVAEGAFSAPVVAAAARADGIDMPITDTVARLVAGETRVTDAIQALLSRPLRPEGR comes from the coding sequence ATGACGTCATATTCCAAGTTCGGCGTGATCGGCGGCGGCGCATGGGGCACCGCGCTGGCGCAGCTTCTCGCCGCCGATGGCGCGCCCGTCCGTCTGTGGGCACGCGAGGAGGAGGTCGTCGCGGCGATCAACGCCGAGCACCGCAATCCGGTTTTCCTTCCCGGCGCCGCGCTCTCGCCCTCGCTGACCGCGAGCGGTGCGCTTGCCGACATGGCCGATCTCGACGCGCTGCTCGTCGTCGTCCCCGTGCCTTTCCTGCGCGCGGTGCTCGCTGAACTTCCGCCGGGCGACGCGCCGCTGATCTTCTGCAGCAAGGGCATGGAGGCGGGCAGCTTCGCCTTTCCGATCGATATGGCGCGCGATCTCGCGCCGTCGCGGCCGCACGCCGTGCTCTCCGGCCCGACCTTCGCGCACGAAGTCGCCGCGGGTCTGCCGACCGCGATCACCCTCGCCGCGACCGATGCAGGCATCGCCGCCGATATCGCGCAGGCGCTCGCGCGACCGCATTTTCGCCCCTATGTGTCGACCGACGTCATCGGCGCCGAGATCGGCGGCGCGGTCAAGAATATCCTCGCGATCGCCTGCGGTATCGTCGACGGCGCCGGGCTCGGGCTCAACGCGCGCGCCGCACTCATCAGCCGCGGTTTTGCCGAAATGACACGCTTCGGGCTGGCCCGCGGCGCGCAGGCCGAAACGCTCGCCGGCCTCGCCGGCCTCGGCGACCTCGTCCTCACCTGCACCTCGTCGAACTCGCGCAACTTCGCGCTCGGCCAAGGGCTCGGACGCGGCGAGGCGGCCGAGATACTGATGGCCGACCGCCGCACCGTCGCCGAGGGCGCGTTCAGCGCGCCCGTGGTCGCCGCCGCGGCGCGCGCCGACGGCATCGACATGCCGATCACCGACACCGTGGCGCGCCTCGTTGCCGGCGAAACGCGCGTAACCGACGCCATTCAGGCCTTGCTCAGCCGCCCGCTGCGACCCGAAGGGCGATGA
- the tsaD gene encoding tRNA (adenosine(37)-N6)-threonylcarbamoyltransferase complex transferase subunit TsaD, giving the protein MTLILGLESSCDETAAALVDSERRILAHRVAGQEAEHSPYGGVVPEIAARAHVDRLAPIVEGVLADAGVSLADVDAIAATAGPGLIGGVMVGLVTGKALAHAAGKPLIAVNHLEGHALSPRLVESGLAFPYLLLLVSGGHCQLLLVKGVGDYRRLATTIDDASGEAFDKTAKLLGLGYPGGPAVERIAKDGNPHAVPLPRPLVGSAEPHFSFAGLKSAVARAAASGTHSIPDLAASFQQAVVDCLVDRSRIALAACPDATAFVVAGGVAANGAIRGALTDLAARFDKPFVAPPLWLCTDNGAMIAWAGAERFAVGLTDPLDTAARPRWPLDPEAEAVRGAGVKA; this is encoded by the coding sequence ATGACCCTGATCCTCGGCCTTGAATCGAGCTGCGACGAAACCGCGGCAGCGCTCGTCGACAGCGAGCGGCGCATTTTGGCGCATCGCGTCGCGGGGCAAGAGGCCGAGCATAGCCCCTATGGCGGCGTCGTTCCCGAGATCGCGGCGCGCGCGCATGTCGACCGGCTCGCGCCGATTGTCGAAGGCGTGCTGGCCGACGCGGGTGTGTCGCTCGCCGATGTCGATGCGATCGCCGCGACCGCCGGGCCGGGGCTGATCGGCGGCGTGATGGTCGGGCTCGTCACCGGCAAGGCGCTCGCGCACGCCGCGGGCAAGCCGCTGATCGCGGTGAACCATCTCGAAGGCCACGCACTCAGCCCGCGCCTCGTCGAATCCGGCCTCGCCTTTCCTTATCTGCTGCTGCTCGTCTCGGGCGGCCATTGCCAGCTGCTGCTGGTGAAGGGCGTCGGCGATTACCGCCGCCTCGCGACGACGATCGACGACGCCTCGGGCGAAGCCTTCGACAAGACCGCGAAGCTGCTCGGGCTCGGCTATCCCGGCGGCCCCGCGGTCGAGCGCATCGCGAAGGACGGCAATCCGCATGCGGTGCCGCTGCCGCGCCCGCTTGTCGGCAGCGCCGAACCGCATTTCTCCTTTGCCGGGCTCAAGAGCGCCGTCGCGCGGGCGGCCGCATCGGGCACGCACAGCATCCCCGACCTCGCGGCCTCGTTCCAGCAGGCGGTCGTCGACTGCCTCGTCGACCGCAGCCGCATCGCGCTCGCCGCCTGCCCCGATGCGACCGCTTTCGTCGTCGCGGGCGGGGTCGCCGCCAATGGCGCGATTCGCGGCGCGCTGACCGATCTCGCGGCGCGCTTCGACAAGCCCTTCGTCGCGCCGCCGCTTTGGCTCTGCACCGACAATGGCGCGATGATCGCCTGGGCGGGCGCCGAGCGTTTCGCGGTCGGCCTCACCGATCCGCTCGACACCGCCGCGCGCCCCCGCTGGCCGCTCGATCCCGAGGCCGAAGCCGTGCGCGGCGCCGGAGTGAAAGCATGA
- the hemC gene encoding hydroxymethylbilane synthase, whose protein sequence is MNRLPTPENPLRIGTRASPLAMAQAHMAAAALIASHGIDMAALEIVPMTATGDKIQDRALAEVGGKALWTRELDAALDAGTIDIAVHSLKDVETIRDARFFLGAMLERADPRDRLVVRQGLEAATIADLPRGARLGTSSPRRAAQVKRIRPDLETVLLRGNVATRLAKIAAGDADATLLAAAGLERLGMHDIGTVQETSLLLPAASQGAIGIECRDDDAATRALIAAIDHAPTHLAVAAERAFLAALGGDCRSPVAAHAHWQDDGALRLDAEIFSEDGADHAAGYVIVTDDAAAPALAHRLLDEAPDSVRRLFAA, encoded by the coding sequence ATGAATAGACTTCCGACCCCCGAAAACCCGCTGCGTATCGGCACGCGCGCGTCGCCGCTTGCGATGGCCCAAGCCCATATGGCGGCTGCGGCGCTGATTGCCAGCCATGGCATCGATATGGCGGCGCTCGAAATCGTGCCGATGACCGCGACTGGCGACAAGATCCAGGACCGCGCGCTCGCCGAAGTGGGCGGCAAGGCGCTGTGGACGCGCGAGCTCGATGCGGCGCTCGATGCCGGGACGATCGATATCGCGGTCCATTCGCTGAAGGACGTCGAAACGATCCGCGACGCGCGCTTTTTCCTCGGCGCGATGCTCGAGCGTGCCGACCCGCGCGACCGGCTGGTGGTGCGTCAGGGACTGGAGGCGGCGACGATCGCCGACCTGCCACGGGGCGCGCGGCTTGGGACGAGCAGTCCACGGCGCGCCGCGCAGGTTAAGCGGATCCGCCCCGACCTCGAAACGGTGCTGCTGCGCGGCAATGTCGCGACGCGGCTCGCGAAGATTGCGGCGGGCGATGCCGACGCGACCTTGCTCGCGGCGGCGGGGCTCGAGCGGCTGGGAATGCACGATATCGGCACGGTGCAGGAAACGAGCCTGCTGCTTCCCGCGGCGTCGCAGGGCGCGATCGGGATTGAATGCCGCGACGACGACGCGGCGACGCGCGCGCTGATCGCCGCGATCGATCACGCGCCGACGCATCTTGCCGTGGCGGCCGAGCGCGCGTTTCTGGCGGCGCTCGGCGGTGACTGCCGCTCGCCCGTCGCGGCGCATGCGCACTGGCAGGATGACGGCGCGCTGCGCCTCGATGCCGAGATTTTCTCCGAAGATGGCGCCGATCATGCGGCGGGATATGTCATCGTCACCGATGATGCGGCCGCGCCGGCCTTGGCACACCGGTTGCTCGATGAAGCACCCGACAGCGTCCGGCGGCTGTTCGCGGCATGA
- a CDS encoding uroporphyrinogen-III synthase, which yields MTDGLPLIVTRPEPGNAATVERARAIGFDARAMPLFAAHAIDWRPPARGDFDALLLTSAFAARLAGRRLSELAALPVYAVGAATARAAEAAGLTVAMTGSAGAQRLLDDMTSENIRNILWLCGRDRSEFDARGAAITALPSYAVDPVPVPAEWDALIAAPAVLLAHSARAAERISQLVGDARAHLSLVAISPAAAASAGDGWRDLAIAEQPDDVAILAQARALWHKGAK from the coding sequence ATGACCGACGGCCTGCCGCTGATCGTGACGCGGCCCGAGCCGGGCAACGCAGCGACGGTGGAGCGGGCGAGGGCGATAGGGTTCGATGCCCGTGCGATGCCGCTTTTTGCCGCGCACGCGATCGATTGGCGCCCGCCGGCTCGCGGCGATTTCGACGCGCTGCTGCTGACCAGCGCCTTTGCCGCAAGGCTGGCGGGGCGGCGGCTGTCCGAGCTGGCGGCGCTGCCTGTCTATGCCGTCGGTGCAGCGACCGCGCGCGCGGCCGAGGCCGCGGGGCTGACGGTGGCGATGACCGGATCAGCGGGTGCACAGCGGCTTCTTGACGATATGACGTCAGAAAATATCCGCAATATTCTGTGGCTTTGCGGCCGCGACCGGTCGGAATTCGACGCACGGGGGGCGGCGATTACGGCGCTGCCCAGCTATGCCGTCGATCCCGTCCCGGTGCCGGCCGAATGGGATGCGCTCATCGCCGCCCCGGCGGTGCTGCTCGCGCATTCGGCGCGCGCCGCCGAGCGAATTTCGCAGCTCGTCGGCGATGCGCGCGCGCACCTGTCGCTCGTCGCGATCAGCCCGGCGGCGGCGGCTTCGGCGGGCGACGGCTGGCGCGATCTGGCCATCGCGGAACAGCCCGACGATGTCGCAATATTGGCACAAGCGCGTGCTTTGTGGCACAAGGGTGCAAAATAG
- a CDS encoding mitofilin family membrane protein translates to MAIDSIDTSSSADEAVPERGLSFRAIAIGAFLLLLIGIAGGGWAVNRWLTGSNLPPTAKMVAAPAGAGNSLAEKNAANAPPLMVAPVDGANALAARVAELEQRLSRITLQAESASGNASRAEGLLVAFAVRRALDRGLSLGYLDAQLRLRFGDDQPNAVKTIIDTSRDPVTLEQLRAELDAMGPQLVGRGGDGSGSLWTGLRRELGELFVVRAAGTQSPRASERLDRARRYLAAGQADLAIAEVEAMPGAEVASEWVIDARRYHEARRALDLIETAAILEPRDSPAAAIARNAADPTP, encoded by the coding sequence ATGGCAATCGACAGCATCGACACGTCCTCGTCGGCGGACGAGGCAGTACCCGAAAGGGGACTATCGTTTCGCGCTATCGCCATCGGTGCCTTCCTGCTGCTTCTGATCGGTATCGCCGGCGGTGGGTGGGCTGTGAATCGCTGGCTGACGGGCAGCAATTTACCACCGACGGCGAAAATGGTCGCGGCGCCCGCCGGGGCGGGCAATTCGCTTGCCGAAAAAAACGCGGCGAATGCGCCGCCGCTGATGGTCGCGCCGGTCGACGGCGCCAACGCGCTCGCGGCGCGCGTCGCCGAACTCGAACAGCGTCTGTCGCGGATCACGCTGCAGGCCGAATCGGCGTCGGGCAATGCATCGCGCGCCGAGGGGTTGCTCGTCGCCTTTGCGGTGCGCCGTGCGCTCGATCGCGGGCTGTCACTGGGCTATCTCGACGCGCAGCTGCGGCTGCGTTTCGGCGACGACCAGCCGAATGCCGTCAAGACGATCATCGATACGTCGCGCGATCCGGTGACGCTCGAACAGCTGCGCGCCGAACTCGATGCGATGGGGCCGCAGCTTGTCGGGCGCGGCGGCGACGGAAGCGGCAGCCTGTGGACCGGGCTTCGCCGCGAGCTGGGTGAATTGTTCGTGGTGCGCGCCGCCGGAACCCAGTCGCCGCGCGCCTCCGAACGGCTCGATCGCGCCCGGCGTTATCTCGCGGCCGGGCAGGCGGACCTTGCGATCGCCGAGGTCGAGGCGATGCCCGGGGCGGAGGTCGCGAGCGAATGGGTGATCGATGCGCGGCGCTACCACGAGGCACGGCGCGCGCTTGACCTGATCGAGACGGCGGCGATATTGGAGCCGCGCGACAGCCCCGCTGCCGCGATCGCCCGCAACGCGGCCGATCCGACCCCATAG
- a CDS encoding acyl-CoA dehydrogenase, producing the protein MALADPQRIEALDPLDPLQLDAELSEEERMVRDTARSYATDALLPRVTSAFLDERFDREIMSEMGALGLLGATIDPEYGGAGLNYVSYGLIAREVERIDSGYRSACSVQSSLVIHPINAYGSEEQKRKYLPGLTSGELVGCFGLTEPDAGSDPGGMRTRAEKIEGGYRLKGAKMWITNSPIADVFVVWAKSEAHDGAIRGFVLEKGMKGLSAPKIEGKVSLRASVTGEIVMDSVEVGEDALLPHVSGLKGPFGCLNRARYGIGWGAMGAAEFCYEAARNYTGERKQFGRPLAANQIVQLKLANMLTEIALGLQTALRVGRLIDEGRLIPDAISLLKRNNCGKALDIARVARDMHGGNGISADYHVIRHAVNLETVNTYEGTHDVHALILGRAITGISAFA; encoded by the coding sequence ATGGCCCTCGCCGATCCGCAGCGCATCGAAGCGCTCGACCCGCTCGATCCCCTCCAGCTCGACGCCGAGCTCAGCGAAGAGGAGCGGATGGTTCGCGATACCGCGCGGTCCTATGCGACCGATGCGCTGTTGCCGCGCGTCACCTCGGCGTTTCTCGACGAGCGCTTCGACCGCGAGATCATGTCCGAAATGGGCGCGCTCGGCCTGCTCGGCGCGACGATCGATCCCGAATATGGCGGCGCGGGGCTGAACTATGTCAGCTACGGGTTGATCGCGCGCGAAGTCGAACGCATCGATTCGGGCTATCGCTCGGCCTGTTCGGTGCAAAGCTCGCTCGTGATCCACCCGATCAACGCCTATGGCAGCGAGGAGCAGAAGCGCAAATATCTGCCCGGGCTGACCTCGGGCGAACTCGTCGGCTGCTTCGGCCTTACCGAGCCCGATGCCGGCAGCGACCCTGGCGGGATGCGCACCCGCGCCGAAAAGATCGAGGGCGGCTATCGCCTGAAGGGCGCGAAAATGTGGATCACCAACTCGCCGATCGCCGACGTCTTCGTCGTGTGGGCGAAGTCGGAGGCGCACGACGGCGCGATTCGCGGTTTCGTGCTCGAAAAGGGGATGAAGGGCCTGTCGGCGCCGAAGATCGAGGGCAAGGTGAGCCTGCGCGCCTCGGTCACCGGCGAAATCGTCATGGATTCGGTCGAAGTCGGCGAGGATGCGCTGTTGCCGCATGTCTCGGGGCTCAAGGGCCCGTTCGGCTGCCTCAACCGCGCGCGTTACGGCATCGGCTGGGGCGCGATGGGCGCGGCCGAATTCTGCTATGAGGCGGCGCGCAATTATACCGGCGAACGCAAGCAGTTCGGGCGGCCGCTCGCGGCGAACCAGATCGTGCAGCTGAAACTGGCGAACATGCTCACCGAGATCGCGCTGGGGCTCCAGACCGCGTTGCGCGTCGGCCGGTTGATCGACGAAGGCCGCCTGATTCCCGACGCGATCAGCCTGCTCAAGCGCAACAATTGCGGCAAGGCGCTCGATATCGCGCGCGTCGCGCGCGATATGCACGGCGGCAACGGCATCTCGGCCGACTATCATGTGATCCGCCACGCGGTGAACCTCGAGACGGTGAACACCTATGAGGGCACGCACGACGTCCATGCGCTGATCCTCGGCCGCGCGATCACCGGCATTTCGGCCTTTGCCTGA
- a CDS encoding CaiB/BaiF CoA transferase family protein, with amino-acid sequence MPDPKPLAGIRVVELARVLAGPWCGQLLADLGAEVVKVERPGAGDDTREWGPPFVTGTDGENLGAVYYHSCNRGKMGVAIDIATAEGQAEVRALIADADVVIENYKVGGLAKYGLDPASLCADFPRLIVCSITGFGQTGPYAHRAGYDFIIQAMGGAMSLTGEPDGAPQKAGIAYADIFTGMYSTVAILAALRRRDATARGAHIDMALLDCQVGVLANQAANYLASGTPPKRMGNGHANVVPYQAFATADGQLVIAVGNDGQFQRLCTILGEPDWAGEARFATNAARLANRGELIPLLAAKIAGWEAQPLSLALEAEGVPAGPINDIAGVFGDPQVIAREMRFRPDGASVDGLACPIVIDGERMVAATGAPPLAP; translated from the coding sequence TTGCCTGACCCAAAACCGCTGGCGGGCATCCGCGTCGTCGAACTGGCGCGGGTGCTCGCGGGGCCGTGGTGCGGGCAGTTGCTTGCCGACCTCGGCGCCGAGGTGGTGAAGGTCGAGCGGCCGGGCGCGGGCGACGACACGCGCGAATGGGGGCCGCCCTTTGTCACCGGTACGGATGGCGAAAATCTCGGCGCCGTCTATTATCACAGCTGTAACCGGGGCAAGATGGGCGTCGCGATCGATATAGCGACCGCCGAGGGGCAGGCTGAGGTGCGCGCGCTGATCGCCGACGCCGATGTCGTCATCGAAAATTACAAGGTCGGCGGGCTCGCCAAATATGGCCTCGATCCGGCGAGCTTGTGTGCCGACTTTCCGCGCCTGATCGTCTGTTCGATCACTGGCTTCGGGCAGACCGGGCCCTATGCGCACCGCGCGGGATATGATTTCATCATCCAGGCGATGGGCGGCGCGATGTCGCTGACCGGCGAGCCCGACGGCGCGCCGCAAAAGGCGGGCATCGCCTATGCCGACATCTTTACCGGCATGTATTCGACCGTCGCGATCCTTGCGGCGTTGCGGCGGCGTGACGCCACGGCGCGCGGCGCGCACATCGACATGGCGCTGCTCGACTGCCAGGTCGGGGTGCTCGCGAATCAGGCGGCCAATTATCTCGCGAGCGGGACGCCGCCCAAGCGGATGGGCAATGGCCACGCCAATGTCGTGCCCTATCAGGCGTTCGCGACCGCCGACGGGCAGTTGGTGATCGCGGTCGGCAATGACGGCCAGTTTCAGCGGCTCTGCACGATTTTAGGTGAACCCGACTGGGCCGGCGAGGCTCGGTTCGCGACCAACGCGGCGCGGCTCGCGAACCGCGGCGAACTGATCCCGCTGCTCGCGGCCAAAATTGCCGGCTGGGAGGCGCAGCCGCTATCGCTGGCGTTGGAGGCCGAGGGTGTGCCCGCGGGCCCTATCAACGATATCGCGGGGGTGTTTGGCGATCCGCAGGTGATCGCGCGCGAAATGCGTTTCCGGCCCGATGGCGCGTCGGTCGACGGGCTGGCGTGCCCGATCGTCATCGACGGCGAACGGATGGTCGCCGCGACCGGCGCGCCGCCGCTCGCCCCATAG
- a CDS encoding TonB-dependent receptor, with the protein MRPFARPLRRAILATSALSMVAFAPAAFAQEAGATDAGDNEIIVTARRREESLLDVPIAVTAYSGAALEQSGASDITAISDTTPNVTLENSRATNSTLTAFIRGVGQQDPVGGFEAGVGIYLDDVYLNRPQAAVLDIYDVERIEILRGPQGTLYGRNTIGGAVKYVTKTLPQDFSLKLRATYGTYDQAEGVITASAPIGDLLRVGGSLARLSRGGFGKNLTTGLDNYNKDIWAGRGTVEFGGYGEPILIRISGDYTKDKSQPRGGHRLIRSLRTGTPVLDDVYDTRGGLVTPKQDIEAYGLAMNVSAELSDTITVRSISAWRKDTSFGPIDFDALPAVDVDVPGIYKNEQISQEFQLLYESDRLNGLVGFYYLDASAITNFDVLLYTTGNLLGFPQFSSYTAGTVKTDTWSVFGDFTYDITDQLSISLGGRYTSDVRDARILKQRRILGPDPQLGGNAPIALVTDSDFKGSRKFTKFTPRASISFKPTDDHLIYASYSSGFKGGGFDPRGNSTGALDTDRDGVRSYQEIFNFLTFDPETVDSYEVGYKGSLFDRRLRLAITAFRADYKDVQIPGSVGVDNNGDGVFETFAGITTNASKARLQGVEVESSATLARDFAGDGSAITLAGTLGYIDAKYRSFNTILSFFEADGTPNSAIVGVPTDIAKYRRIQNTPEWTASGTLGAAFPAMSGLLNASTTVSYRSKTTQFETPSPFLDQKGYALWDANLVWTAEDERFSIGLHAKNILDKQYKTSGYQFLNVNPVTGQPILSAAPRLANGSPNPAFGVPGIAPSLGQEGVVTAFYGNPRQVFVTGTVKF; encoded by the coding sequence ATGCGTCCTTTCGCCCGCCCGCTACGTCGTGCCATCCTTGCCACCAGCGCGCTTTCCATGGTCGCCTTCGCCCCCGCCGCATTCGCGCAGGAAGCGGGCGCGACCGACGCCGGCGATAACGAGATCATCGTGACGGCACGCCGCCGCGAAGAATCGCTGCTCGATGTGCCGATTGCGGTTACCGCCTATTCGGGGGCAGCGCTCGAACAGTCGGGCGCGTCCGACATCACCGCCATTTCCGACACGACCCCCAATGTCACTTTGGAAAATTCGCGCGCGACCAACTCGACGCTGACCGCCTTCATCCGCGGCGTTGGCCAACAGGATCCGGTCGGCGGGTTCGAGGCGGGTGTCGGCATCTATCTTGACGATGTGTATCTGAACCGCCCGCAGGCCGCCGTCCTCGATATCTATGATGTCGAACGGATCGAGATTCTACGCGGTCCGCAAGGCACGCTTTATGGCCGCAACACCATTGGCGGGGCGGTCAAATATGTCACCAAGACGCTGCCGCAGGACTTTTCGCTGAAGCTGCGCGCGACTTATGGCACCTATGACCAGGCCGAAGGCGTGATCACCGCCAGCGCGCCCATCGGGGACCTGCTCCGCGTTGGCGGATCGCTTGCGCGGCTGTCGCGCGGCGGATTTGGCAAGAATCTGACCACGGGCCTCGACAATTATAACAAGGATATCTGGGCGGGCCGCGGCACCGTCGAATTCGGCGGCTATGGCGAACCGATCCTGATCCGCATTTCGGGCGACTATACCAAGGACAAGTCGCAGCCGCGCGGTGGCCATCGCCTGATCCGCAGCCTCCGGACCGGCACCCCCGTACTCGACGATGTCTATGATACCCGCGGCGGCCTCGTCACGCCCAAGCAGGATATCGAGGCTTATGGCCTCGCGATGAATGTTTCGGCCGAATTGTCGGACACGATCACGGTGCGCAGCATCAGCGCCTGGCGCAAGGACACCAGTTTCGGCCCCATCGATTTCGACGCGCTGCCGGCCGTGGACGTCGACGTTCCCGGCATCTACAAGAATGAGCAGATCAGCCAGGAATTCCAGCTACTTTACGAAAGCGACCGGCTGAACGGCCTGGTCGGTTTCTACTATCTCGACGCGTCGGCCATCACCAATTTCGACGTGCTGCTCTACACCACGGGCAACCTGCTCGGCTTCCCGCAGTTTTCATCCTACACCGCAGGCACGGTGAAGACCGACACATGGTCTGTGTTCGGTGATTTTACCTACGACATAACCGACCAGCTTTCGATCTCGCTGGGCGGTCGCTACACGTCGGACGTTCGCGATGCGCGCATCTTGAAGCAACGCCGCATTCTCGGGCCCGACCCCCAACTCGGTGGCAATGCGCCCATCGCGCTGGTCACCGATTCCGATTTCAAGGGATCGCGCAAGTTCACCAAATTCACCCCGCGCGCCTCGATTTCGTTCAAGCCGACCGACGATCATCTGATCTACGCGTCCTATTCGAGTGGCTTCAAGGGCGGCGGTTTCGACCCGCGCGGCAACTCCACCGGCGCACTTGATACCGACCGCGACGGCGTGCGCAGCTATCAGGAGATTTTCAATTTCCTGACTTTCGATCCCGAGACGGTGGATAGCTATGAGGTAGGGTACAAGGGTTCGTTGTTCGATCGCCGCCTGCGCCTTGCCATCACCGCCTTCCGAGCCGATTACAAGGATGTGCAAATCCCGGGTTCGGTCGGCGTCGACAATAATGGCGATGGCGTGTTCGAAACCTTCGCCGGGATCACCACCAACGCCTCGAAAGCACGCCTGCAGGGGGTTGAAGTCGAAAGCTCCGCCACGCTGGCGCGCGATTTCGCCGGCGACGGCTCGGCGATCACACTCGCCGGCACACTCGGCTACATCGACGCGAAATATCGGTCGTTCAACACGATCCTTTCCTTCTTCGAAGCCGACGGCACCCCCAATTCGGCCATCGTCGGCGTGCCCACCGATATCGCTAAATACCGCCGCATCCAGAACACGCCGGAATGGACCGCATCGGGCACGCTCGGGGCAGCGTTTCCTGCCATGTCGGGGTTGCTCAACGCGTCGACCACGGTTTCGTATCGCAGCAAGACGACCCAGTTCGAAACGCCCAGCCCCTTCCTCGATCAAAAAGGTTATGCGCTTTGGGATGCCAACCTGGTTTGGACGGCCGAGGATGAGCGCTTCTCGATCGGCCTGCATGCCAAGAACATTCTCGACAAGCAGTACAAGACTTCGGGATATCAGTTCCTGAACGTGAACCCGGTCACCGGACAACCGATACTCTCGGCCGCCCCGCGCCTCGCCAATGGGTCTCCCAACCCCGCTTTCGGCGTCCCCGGCATTGCCCCGTCGCTGGGGCAAGAAGGCGTGGTTACCGCCTTCTACGGCAATCCGCGTCAGGTATTCGTCACCGGCACGGTCAAATTCTGA
- a CDS encoding TetR/AcrR family transcriptional regulator produces the protein MDQPHTETGQADTERSAGDARDKTPRTERGRRTLRKLLDAAAIEFGERGFHEASISAITRRAGTALGSFYTYFDSKEEIFQALVRYMSERLRDHVTPIVQAAPDEISAERIGLESYLGFVRANKEIYRIIDEAEFVDYASYRRHYETTVARVRQRLENGAARGEIRDDVSEIHAWAIGGMNVFLGMRYGLWDTESDISEIARIANDLLANGLKKRD, from the coding sequence ATGGATCAGCCGCACACCGAGACGGGGCAGGCCGACACCGAGCGGAGCGCGGGTGACGCGCGCGACAAGACGCCGCGTACCGAGCGCGGGCGGCGGACGCTGCGCAAACTGCTCGATGCGGCGGCGATCGAATTCGGCGAGCGCGGATTTCACGAAGCGTCGATCAGCGCGATCACGCGCCGCGCCGGAACCGCGCTCGGCAGCTTCTACACCTATTTCGATTCGAAAGAGGAAATCTTCCAGGCGCTCGTCCGCTATATGAGCGAACGGTTACGCGACCATGTCACGCCGATCGTCCAGGCGGCGCCCGACGAGATCAGCGCCGAGCGCATCGGGCTCGAATCCTATCTGGGCTTCGTGCGCGCGAACAAGGAGATTTATCGCATCATCGATGAGGCCGAGTTTGTCGATTATGCGAGCTATCGCCGCCATTATGAAACCACCGTCGCGCGCGTGCGCCAGCGGCTGGAGAATGGCGCGGCGCGCGGTGAAATCCGCGATGACGTCAGCGAGATCCACGCGTGGGCGATCGGCGGGATGAACGTGTTTCTGGGGATGCGCTACGGATTGTGGGATACCGAGAGCGACATTTCGGAGATCGCGCGGATCGCCAACGACCTGCTCGCGAATGGGTTGAAGAAGCGCGACTGA
- the metW gene encoding methionine biosynthesis protein MetW — MKLRPDLAIIADAVPRASRVLDVGCGDGELMAALQGKGVDARGLEIDPDNVTAAIARGQSVVQGDANRDLADYPDDAFDYAILSQTLQTTERPDRVVDELLRIAPRAFVSFPNFAHWRVRLALLWNGRMPVTRLLPVAWYETPNIHHVTVRDFRDLVRAKGIKVERVWHLSGDRPASDAAASWRAEHAIFLISR; from the coding sequence ATGAAGCTGCGCCCCGATCTGGCGATCATCGCCGATGCCGTTCCCCGGGCGTCGCGCGTGCTCGACGTCGGCTGCGGCGACGGCGAATTGATGGCCGCGCTCCAGGGCAAGGGGGTCGATGCGCGCGGGCTGGAGATCGATCCCGACAATGTCACCGCGGCAATCGCGCGCGGCCAGTCGGTCGTGCAGGGCGACGCCAACCGCGACCTGGCCGATTATCCCGACGACGCCTTCGACTATGCGATCCTGTCGCAAACGCTCCAGACGACCGAGCGCCCCGACCGCGTCGTCGACGAATTGCTGCGCATCGCGCCGCGCGCCTTCGTCAGCTTCCCCAATTTTGCGCATTGGCGCGTCCGGCTCGCCTTGCTGTGGAACGGACGGATGCCGGTGACGCGGCTCTTGCCCGTCGCCTGGTACGAGACGCCGAACATCCACCATGTCACGGTCCGCGATTTTCGCGACCTCGTCCGCGCGAAGGGCATCAAGGTCGAGCGCGTCTGGCACCTGTCGGGCGACAGGCCGGCAAGCGACGCCGCCGCAAGCTGGCGCGCCGAACATGCGATCTTCTTGATTTCGCGCTGA